Within the Cetobacterium ceti genome, the region TCAAAAGGGATATAATGATTTTCCTGTAATTTCGGATAGTGCAGAGCCTAAAAGTATTGATTATTTTGAAGATGAAGGAATACCCACCTATGGAGCAAAAAAGGGAGCTGGAAGTATCGAGAATGGTCTAAGATGGCTAGGCGAACATACTATTATTGTCTGTGAAAAAAGATGTCCAAATACGGCTAAAGAGCTTAAAATGGCAGATTTTAAAAAAGATAAAAATGGAAATTTAACTGGTAAATTAGAAGGATTAGATCACGCTATTGACGCATTAAGATATGCCTACGAGGATGAAAATAATTATAGAACAGCAAAAGTTTATAAGATTTAAAGGGGGTGAAAAAAATAAGTAGAATAAGAAATGCCCTCAATATGCTTTTAGGGAGAACATCACCAGCTTTTTATATAGACTGTGATAATGAAATAAGTGATTATATCTCTAATCCTTTTGAAAATCCATCCTTTGCTCTTGCTATGTTTAAAAGAGTTGAGGCAACGAAGGCTATTAAAATTTCAATCTTTGAAGGAACAGGAGATAAAAGAAAAGAATTAACTAATCACTTACTGGCACCTCTATGTGAGAACTTAAATAAAAATTTAACATGGGGAGAGTTTATATCTTATGTATTAAATTGGAGCTTAGGAACTGACAATGGATGTTTGATAAGAAAAGTAAAGGGATTATCTTGGACACGACCCGATATTATAGTATATAACCCTTCAAATTTTACGGTTGGATGTGGAATTGAAGGGATAAGGAAAATAACTATATTAAATCCAAGTATGACATTTGAAGGAGAAGAGTTAAAAAACTTCATATGGGTGAAGTCACCAAATTTTAAAGATTTGATAGCAAATTTAAACCCAGGGATGACTAAAAGAGGATTTTCTCTTCAAAATGCCATGGGAACGGTGGGAGCATACATAAAATCTGTATGGTTGTGGAACTGGAGAATATCAAAGAATAGCGGTAGAGCAACAGGAATTATAACCGCAGAACAAATAAGAAAAGAAAATATAGAGGAAATAAAAGACACTATTTCCTCGCAAGTAACAGGACATAGCAACGGTGGAATAATGGTACTAGGAGGGAATGCGAAGTATTTAGATACTTCTAAAAATCCCACAGACGCAGACTGGCTAAATGGTGAGCGAATAGCTCACGAAAGAATTTGCCTATCTTTGGGTGTGCCTTCTGAACTTTGTGGAGGAGGGGAAAGTACATATAACAATAGAAAACAAGCTAGAGCAGAACTATATACAGATACAATAATCCCGTGGGCTCAAGATTTGGTAAGAATGTTAAATAACTTATTAAAAGAAGAATTAAAAGGAGCTTATTTTGATATTAAGACATCTAATATAGAGGCTTTGAAAAAAGATAAGAGTGCAGAGTTAAAAGCACTAGAAAGCATAAAAGACAGGCTTACAGTGAATGAATATCGTAAAATGGTATCTCTTATCACAGGAATGGAATTAAAAGATGTTGAGAATGGAAATGAAATTATTATAGGCAACGAAACTTTAAAGACTGTATCTGAACCAATTGGCGGTGAAGGTGGAGAGAATGAGGATGATATTTAATGACAG harbors:
- a CDS encoding phage portal protein, producing the protein MLLGRTSPAFYIDCDNEISDYISNPFENPSFALAMFKRVEATKAIKISIFEGTGDKRKELTNHLLAPLCENLNKNLTWGEFISYVLNWSLGTDNGCLIRKVKGLSWTRPDIIVYNPSNFTVGCGIEGIRKITILNPSMTFEGEELKNFIWVKSPNFKDLIANLNPGMTKRGFSLQNAMGTVGAYIKSVWLWNWRISKNSGRATGIITAEQIRKENIEEIKDTISSQVTGHSNGGIMVLGGNAKYLDTSKNPTDADWLNGERIAHERICLSLGVPSELCGGGESTYNNRKQARAELYTDTIIPWAQDLVRMLNNLLKEELKGAYFDIKTSNIEALKKDKSAELKALESIKDRLTVNEYRKMVSLITGMELKDVENGNEIIIGNETLKTVSEPIGGEGGENEDDI